A genomic segment from Papilio machaon chromosome 20, ilPapMach1.1, whole genome shotgun sequence encodes:
- the LOC106721151 gene encoding sorting nexin-27, with protein MAETETDNNSIIRTERNNKGPIESNGPRRVTIYKTETGFGFNVRGQVSEGGQLRSINGELYAPLQHVSAVLEQGAAEQAGIRKGDRILEVNGVNVEGATHKQVVDLIKSGGDCLSLTVISVTQKEAERLEPGDESAPVGVIGGATNSRAAVYQKYDYTDKRSLPVSIPDYRVVMERNTGRSFVAFNVHMAGRHLCSRRYREFAALHHQLRKEFLGFNFPKLPGKWPFTLSEQQLDARRRGLEQYLEKVCAVRVIAESEWVQEFLTEGEESCASPVELKVLLPDRSVVAVSVARSANADHVYRAVCDKIALDNQLRPYFYLFEIVEYNFERKLQGNECPHSLYVQNYSTASASCVCVRKWLFCPRRDAALVRAHPAAAAFLFWQAVEDVNRGVISAGNRLYQLKALQEVRRAGDYLALARTLPGYGDVVFPPATTDCRATPALVLAIGWSGLKLSAWSEGSEGAGQGAGQGTGQTEVVQVSWREVREWRADDAAAAARISYRRPGSEHTTAIALYTPYYQFLCNCMDRIAEEASWSDTGE; from the exons ATGGCTGAGACAGAGACCGATAATAACAGTATTATTAGAACCGAAAGAAATAATAAGGGCCCAATTGAAAGCAATGGGCCCCGTCGagttacaatatataaaactgaAACTGGTTTCGGTTTTAACGTGCGCGGTCAAGTTTCGGAAGGTGGACAGCTGAGGTCTATCAATGGTGAATTATATGCACCCCTGCAGCATGTCAGCGCTGTCCTGGAGCAAGGAGCGGCTGAGCAGGCTGGTATCAGGAAAGGAGACAGGATATTAGAAGT CAATGGCGTGAACGTGGAAGGCGCTACTCACAAGCAAGTGGTGGACCTAATCAAATCCGGTGGCGACTGCCTCTCTCTCACTGTTATATCTGTAACTCAGaag GAGGCGGAACGTCTAGAGCCGGGTGACGAGTCCGCTCCCGTAGGTGTGATCGGGGGCGCGACCAACTCGCGCGCGGCTGTCTACCAGAAGTATGATTACACAGACAAGCGCTCCCTGCCGGTGTCCATCCCGGACTACCGCGTGGTGATGGAGCGCAACACGGGCAGGTCCTTCGTGGCCTTCAACGTGCACATGGCGGGCCGCCATCTCTGCAGCAGGCGGTACCGGGAGTTCGCGGCCCTCCACCATCAACTCAGGAAGGAGTTCCTGG GTTTCAACTTCCCGAAGCTGCCGGGCAAGTGGCCATTCACACTGAGCGAGCAGCAGTTAGACGCGAGAAGACGGGGCCTGGAACAGTATCTGGAGAAG GTGTGCGCGGTGCGGGTGATCGCGGAGAGCGAGTGGGTGCAGGAGTTCCTGACGGAGGGCGAGGAGTCGTGCGCGTCGCCGGTGGAGCTGAAGGTGCTGCTGCCGGACCGCAGCGTGGTGGCGGTGTCGGTGGCGCGCTCCGCCAACGCCGACCACGTCTACCGCGCAGTCTGCGACAAGATCGCGCTCGACAACCAGCTCCGACCATACTTCTATCTCTTCGAAATCGTCGAATACAACTTCG AGCGCAAGTTGCAGGGCAACGAGTGTCCGCACTCGCTGTACGTACAGAACTACTCTACGGCGTCGGCGAGCTGCGTGTGCGTGCGCAAGTGGCTGTTCTGTCCGCGTCGCGACGCCGCGCTCGTGCGCGCGCaccccgccgccgccgcatTCCTCTTCTGGCAG GCGGTGGAGGACGTGAACCGCGGCGTGATCTCTGCGGGCAACAGGCTGTACCAGCTGAAGGCGCTGCAGGAGGTGCGGCGCGCGGGGGACTACCTGGCGCTGGCGCGCACTCTGCCCGGCTACGGCGACGTCGTGTTCCCGCCCGCCACCACAGACTGCCGCGCCACGCCAGCACTCGTCCTCGCCATCG GTTGGAGCGGACTGAAGCTGTCGGCGTGGAGCGAGGGCTCGGAGGGTGCGGGCCAGGGTGCAGGGCAGGGGACGGGACAGACGGAGGTGGTGCAGGTGTCGTGGCGGGAGGTGCGCGAGTGGCGAGCTGACGACGCCGCGGCCGCCGCGCGCATCAGCTACCGCCGCCCCGGCAGCGAGCACACCACCGCCATCGCGCTCTACACGCCATAT TATCAGTTCTTGTGCAACTGTATGGACAGAATAGCGGAGGAGGCGAGTTGGAGCGACACCGGGGAGTAG